TTAAAAAAACAATTTATAAATTATAAAAAAAAATTTACTAAAAATTTACTAAAAAAATAAAATTTACAAAAACTAAACAAGGAGAAAATGAATTAAAAGAACAAATTATTCAAAGTTATTGAATTTTTTAAGTTGTTTGTTTGATTTTAACCACATTTAGTAGTAATTTTCCGTAGAAAGGAGGTGTTCCATCCCCACGTTCTCGTAGGGATACCTTGTTACGACTTCACCCCAGTCATCGGTCCTGCCTTAGGCAATGGTCTCCGAGGTTAACTCACCGACTTTGGGCATTACCAACTCCCATGGTGTGACGGGCGGTGTGTACAAAACCCGAGAACGTATTCACCGCAGTATAGCTGACCTGCGATTACTAGCGATTCCGACTTCATGAAGTCGAGTTGCAGACTTCAATCCGAACTGAGACTACTTTTTTGAGATTAGCTTGACATCACTGTTTCGCTGCTCTTTGTAGTAGCCATTGTAGCACGTGTGTTGCCCCACTCGTAAGAGGCATGATGATTTGACGTCATCCCCGCCTTCCTCCGGTTTGCACCGGCAGTATCTCTAGGGTTCTCAACTTAATGTTAGCAACTAAAGAAAAGGGTTGCGCTCGTTGCAGGACTTAACCTAACATCTCACGACACGAGCTGACGACAACCATGCACCATCTGTCATCTCGTTAGCCTCCGCTATATCTCTATAGTTTTGCGAGGATGTCAAGAGTGGGTAAGGTTCTACGCGTATCTTCAAATTAAACCACATGCTCCACCGCTTGTGCGGGTTCCCGTCAATTCCTTTAAGTTTCACTCTTGCGAGCATACTACTCAGGCGGATCATTTAACGCGTTAGCTGTGCTAGTGACTTTTGCCACCAACTAATGATCATCGTTTACGGCGTGGACTACCAGGGTATCTAATCCTGTTTGCTCCCCACGCTTTCGTCCATTAGTGTCAATATATGACCAGTTAGCTGCCTTCGCCTATTGGTGTTCTTCCTAATATCTACGCATTCCACCGCTCCACTAGGAATTCCGCTAACCTCTTCATAATTCTATTTTGTCAGTATCTAAAGCGAACTAAAGTTGAGCTTTAGCATTTAACCTTAAACTTAACAAAAAACCTGCGGACGCTTTACGCCCAATAATTCCGGATAACGCTTGCGACCTATGTATTACCGCGGCTGCTGGCACATAGTTTGCCGTCACTTTCTAATAAGGTACCGTCAAGACTAAATCATTTCCTATCTAGTTTTTTCTTCCCTTACAACAGCAGTTTACATCCCTAAAGACTTCATCCTGCACTCTGTGTCGCTCCATCAAGCTTTCGCTCATTGTGGAATATTCCTTACTGCTGCCTCCCGTAGGAGTCTGGGCCGTATCTCAATCCCAGTGTGGCGGTACAGCCTCTTGGCCCCGCTAAACATCATCGTCTTGGTAGGCCTTTACCCTACCAACTAACTAATGTTGCGCACCCCCATTTTTTGGTGAAGCTTTAAGGCTCCTTTTAATAAAAAAACATGCGTTTCTTTATTATATCCGGTATTAGCCGCTGTTTCCAATGGTTATCCCGGTCCAAAAGGTAGGTTAGGTACGTGTTACTCACCCATTTGCTACTAAATATTTTAGCAAGCTAAAATATTTCGTTCAACATGCATGTATTAAGCACACAGATAGCGTTTATCCTGAGCTAGGATCAAACTCTCATGATTGCGTTCAATTTGAAATTGGTTTTGAAATTATATACCTAGTTTTGAAAGATCTAAAATGTTTTTTTGCTGTTTTAACAGCGTAAATATAATTGTATCATAAAAAAATTTTTTTACAAATAATTTTTTTTTTTTTTTTTTACGCTGGCTGTTTTTTCATTTAAAACAAAGCTTAGTTATTATAACCCGGCAAAATAAAAAAACCAAGAAAAAAGTTAAAAAAATTTTTTTCTTCTTTAATTTATTATATATAGCCATTTTTTTCCTAGTTTTTTTTATAAATTTTGTAAAATTCTAGGAGATTTTTTGCTTTATAATCAGTAAAGACAATCTTAAAAATGACCCATGTATTTGAAAAAAAATATTTTTTTAAAATTTTTAACCAAATAAAAATATTTTTTTTCAAATTTGCAAATTTTTACATATTTATTTAGGGAAAATTTGCCTGGTTTTATTTTTTTCGTTAGTTTTACAAAAAAACTTATAATTTATTATGTTAATGTGTTTTAGGGAGAAATATGCCGATTTGAAAAATTGTTTTATTAATTACAGGGATTTTTGCGTTTTTGGTTGCAATAGTCTCCTTTGTTTGAACATGAGTGAAAAAAAATAAATTAATTAAAAAATATAATTTTGAACACCAAAGTCAAAATTATGATCAATGAATAAATCTAAAATCACAAATCACTGAATTAGAAAGTGATGTTTGGCTTGTTGAAAGTCTTGAGCTTGTTATTAATAAAATAAGGGAGACAAATTCAAAAACAAATTTATTTGTTGAAAAAGATGGAATTGTGGCTTGTCTTAGTCAAAAAAATATCCAAAACTCAACAAATACAGTTTTTGATTCTTGGCTTGATCAAAACAGTTTGACAAAAAATATTGAAAAACTGCAAATAAATAATCTAAATTACACAAGCAATTTCGAGACTTTTTTTGATTTTATTTTAATTTCGGCAGAAATTAACCCTAAAAATTTTCTAGAATTTTTAGAAAAGGTTAAAATTGGCGGACACTTAGTCTGAAAATATAAAAAAAATCAACGAAGGGCAATTTTAAAGATGTTAAAATTGCATAAAATTCATTTTGATGAATTTTTTTATTATAATTTTTTGATAATTCAAAAAAAATAAATTAAAATTTTACTAAAAATTGTTTAAAAAGGAAAAAAATGAAAAAAATGATGAACGACGAAGTTCTTTTAACACAACAAAAACTTGATGAAATAAAAAAAGAACTTGAACATTTAATAAATGTTGAGCGTGTTAATGTAATTCAAGAAATTAAAGACGCTCGTTCTCAAGGCGATCTTTCTGAAAATGCCGAATATGATGTAGCCCGTGAAAAACAAGGGATAATTGAGTCAAAAATACGTGAATTTGAAGCTATTATTGCTAAAGCAAAAATAATTGAAACTCGTTCAGGATCAAAACGAGTTTCAATCGGATCAAAAGTTACCCTTAAAAATCTTGAAAGTGGTTTAGTTCAAACTTTTCAAATTGTTTCTTCAATTGACGCTGATCCTTTTGCGAATAAAATTTCCAATTTTTCACCAATTGCACAAGTTCTTTTAGGTCAGCATGAAGGGGACGAAGTTGAAGTTGATGTAAATGAAAAATACTCGGTTAAAATTTTGGAAGTAACTAACGAATAAAATGCATTTTTCAATAAAAAAATTTTTTCCTGATTCGCCAGAAATGTGGAAAAAATTTGCTAAAATTACTATTCCAGTAATTTTAGCAACGCTTTTTATTTCGATAAATAATTTTGTTGATAATTTCATGGTTTCCCAAATCAGCGGTGGTATTACGGCTGTCGGGATGGCCAATTTTTGAACAGGAATTGTTTTTTCTTTTATAATTTCGATTAACACAATCGGGTCGATTATTTTTGCCCAATACTGAGGAAAAAAAGAATTTAAACTGGCCCAACAAGTAAATAATATTAGGTATATTCTTTGTTTTATTGTTATTTTATTTTTTGCTGTTCTTTCCTGAGCTTTTCCTGAAAGTCTGCTTAGAGTCGTTCAGTGAAGAAGGGGTTCGTCAAATTTAGACCAAAGTATTTTTGATCAAGCAAAAAGTTACTTATTTATAATAAGTTTTTCTTGAATTTTGTTTGCCTACATTGTCACTTCCTCGGGAATTTTACGCGAAATTGGCGTAATGAAAGTTTCTGTTCTTTTTAACACTTTGACTTTAGTAATGAATATTGGCCTTAATTTTTTCCTAATTCCACTAATGGGAGTCTCTGGTTCAGCGCTTGCAACTGTAATTTCAAGACTAATAACCTCTTTTTTAATGTATTTGTATCAACTTTTTTATAAAAAAGAAGTTAGTCTCTCAATTTTAAAAATGTTTCAAATTGAGAGAAACATTTGAAAGCAGTTTTTTGCCCGTTTTGTCGGAATGTCACTTGTAACTATTGCCTCTTTAATTATTTCAATCCGTTCAGTTCTTTGATCTCAAAGTTTGCCGCCCGGTTCAATTGGGATTGACGATGGCAGTGGTTTTTATAAATTTTGAGGCATAGGATTTTTGACCATTTCAGGAATTATTCTCACAATTGCTAACATTTTTTTTACAACTTTTGCCTCAATTCAGACAAGTGTTTCGATTGTTGTTGGTCAAAATTTAGGCCAAAACAAAATTGAACTAGCTAAAAAAAACGCTGCAATGCTAAAAGGTTTTTTATTTGTTGTTTCAGTTGTTATGTCAGTTGTGGCCTTTATTATTGTTTTTGTTATCACAAAAACTGACTTGATCACAAAGGGAATTCAAGAACAAGTTCAAAAAGGAATGTCTGATTATTTCACAGAAAATAATTTGCCAATTGATCAAGCAGTTATTGATGCCCAAAAAGTTTTAGCCGTTGATTTTTATCTAAATCAGATTTTTATTATCTGTATAGTTATAATTTTAATTAATCCAATTTGGGTTCAAATTAATGCCTCTTTAACAATAATTAAAGCCGGCGGACGGGCTAATTTTGCTAGTTGGTGAGACTTTTTTACCGGTTTGGGCCAACTTATTTGACAAATTCTTATAGTTTTTGTTCTTATCCCTCTTGTTTCTGAAGTTCATTTAAAACTTTTTATTTCACTGACAGTTTTTTATCTTTCAGATATTTTAAAGTGAATTATTTTTGAATTAATTTATCTAAAAAGCAATTGAGCGATTAATTTGACGCTTGAAAATTCAGCCTTAAAAGAATCTATTTAAAATGTTGTTGTTTATAATTTTTTTGCTATAATTTATTAAGTTAAACTCATTTTATAAGGGGAAAATTTTGGCAAAAGGAGAAATTTCATGACTAAATTGACAAATATGAAAATCTCTTTTGTGGCGATTTTCATATCAATTTCGGTAATTATGTTAATAATTGGGGTCAGATTAGCTCCTTTTGCTATTTTGCCTAATTTCCGCTTTTCAATTATTGGACTGCCGATTAAAATAACAGGCTTTATTTTTGGGCCAATAGTTGGTTTTTTAACTGGTTTACTAGCTGATTTGATTACTTTTTTGTTTATTCCAGGCGTTTATTCTTGGTATTATACTCTTAGCCTTTCACTTACTGGGTTTATTCCTGGTGTTTTCTTTTGATTTTTTGTTGTTCAAGGGAAAAAATGATTTCAAAAAGATAAAATTTTAGAACGCTTAGGGGATAAAATTTTTGCGCAAAAGCGAGAAATTTTTAACTACACTTATCATGCAATTAGCCATAACTCAAAAGATATAAACTTAGAGCGAAAAATGCGCCAAAATTTGCTTAGATTACAAAAAAAAGTTGCTAAAGTTCAAGGCTGAACCGAAGAAAAAGCTTTACTGAATTTTTATTGAATATCGAGTTTTGTTGTGTTGGCTTTAATAGCTGCGGCAGTTATTTCGACCGTTGTGTTTAATTCTTCTATTGATTTTAGCCAAGCGCGTTTCATTTCTAGCAAAACTTCGTTTTTAATTCTGATTCTTTTTGGTACTTTTTCAATGATTATCTTTTTACTTGTTGCGCGTTTTATTAACTTTTTCCGTAAAAATGATCGATATTTGACTCTTGTTCCAATCGTTGCATTTTCTGCCTTGCACGAACCAATTGCAAGCGTTCTTGCCGCAAAAGGTGATGTAGAATCTGGCGCACTTAATAATTTTGAAACCGCTTTTTTAACACATATAATTATTTCTCCTGCCAAAATTTGGATTAATGCCTCTGTTATTTATTTCACCGCAAGAGCTGTTGTACCGCTAGTTTATAAAAAATTCTCTTACTCTCTTACTTAAATTATGGAAAATATTATTAATTTTAATAACGAGAAAAAGCAAAAACTTGTTTTTCATAATATAAAAAATAAGTATTGAAATTATTTTAGTCTTGAATTAGATGCAAAACAATGTGGATTTATTTATTCCTCTGATCCAAATTTTTTTAATGAATTCAAAACCATTCTTCAAAAAGAAAATTCTTATAATGGATTTATTCTTGAAAACGATAAACCTTATGATTACAGCAAAAACAGTTGTTTTTCAGATTTTTTATCAAAAGAAATGTATGAAAAAATTAAAAAAAAGCTTGTTATTCAGGTTCTTTTGTCCCATTGAAACACAAAACCGTTTGAAATTGAAACTAATACAACAAGAAAATACCTTTTATATTTAACAATGCCCGAAATTGATCAATTTCTAACAAATGTGGATAATCAAATAACTAATTTATTAGAAAAAAGTGCTTTTTTTTCTTTTAATTTTACCGAAATGGTCAATAAAATTAAAAGCGATTACATAAAATTAAACCAAAATTTTTATAATTTATACACAAAAACAGAATTAAATCCAAAAGTTGAGCGAGAAAATTTAAACCAAGAATTAAAACTTAGCAATCCTTTTTTTGATTCTAAATTTGACAACTTTAAAAGCAACGAAACAACCCAAAATGCATTAAAAATTATTAAAAACGATATAAAAAACATTATCAGCCAACATAATTCGCTAACAAATTCGCCAGATGCTGACCTTTATAAAATAAAAATTTTCACTACCGGATATACTTGCTTTTTGCATTTAATAAAACAAAGCGGAAATTTTCGATGATTGTCAACTGAACAAATATTTCAAATTTACTACGAATTTGAAGTTTGAATGTCAAAATTGTTAAACCAAAAAAGTCTTGATAATATTCCAAGCGTTCAAAATTTTTTCGATAAAACTTTTGCTGAAAATTTTTGAATTTTTTGAAAAAAAAATCGTCAGCAAAAAATTCTTGAAGAAAAAAATAAAAAGGCACAAAAACACTTTAGAACAAAGAAAATCAACGCTTTTCGCAAAGAAAATCCCTATTACCAAAATCTTAAAATAAACAGCAAAACTTTGCTACGCGCCAATGTTTTGTGACAACACGAAGTAATTAGAATGAAAAAAAGTCTCAAAAAAAAGAATTTTAAAAATTCTTTTTTTGCAAAAAGACTTTGAGTTGGTTCTATTGAGAACAAATTAAAAAGATTAAAAAATAAAATTTCAAAAAGTGAATATTCGACTCATTTTGCTTTTTTGAGAGACACTTTGGTGGATTTAAAAAATTTTTTTTACTATTATAATTTAAGCAGAATTGATACATTTTTGCGAAAAAATCAATTTTTGATTTTTTGTTTTGAAAACAAAATTAATTTTGACATTTTGTATCAATTTTACGGTGATCTTCCCGAAAATATTTTGTTTTTTTTAGAATTAAAAAAAACAAAAATGGGTAATTATTCTCGCTTTTTATTTGACGAAAATTCTTTTTACCTAAACACTACTTACAAACAAAAACTTTTTCAGCATTTTTTTAATGATGGCGAGAATTCAGTCCAACTTTTTATTTGTGCAAAACGGTCAATCAAACCTATTCGCGATTTTAGCATTGTTTTTATCGAAAACGGTACTTTAATCGAATATATTCAAGAGGTGGATTTGCCTTTGACTCCAAAAACCACATTTGCTAAGTTTTTTTACCAAAATAGTAGTTTTGATCGAACTAATTTGTATTTGCTTGAAACACAACTTTACAAGCAAATACAAAACGAAGTTTTTCGAAAAAACCCCTCTGGAATCAACAACAATTTTGAATATTATGCTGATTTTTGAAATCCTATAAAAAATATAAAAATAACTAACGAATTTCCGAGACAAAACAGACTTTTGGACGAAGATATTCTTGTCATAAATTTATAAGCGGTGAATCATGGAAAATAAATATAATCATAAAATAGTTGAAAAAAACAGAAACCAAAAATGACTAGATAAGCAGTTTTTTTATGCTAATCCAAATCCAAAAAAACCTTTTTCCATCATAAGTCCGCCTCCAAATGTTACAGGACACTTGCATCTAGGTCATTCTTGAAATATTTTTATCCAGGATTCTTTGATTAGATTTCATAAACTTCAAGGTTTTGACGTACTTTTATTGCCTTGCGTTGATCATGCCGGAATTGCTACTCAGGCAAAAGTTGAAGCTTTTTTAGCTGAAAAAAATATTTCTAAATTCGATTTAGGGCGCGAAAAATTTATCCAAAAATGCTATGAATGAAAAGATCAGCAATATATAAAAATTAAAGAACAATGAAATAAATTAGGAATTGCCTTTGATTATTCCAAAGAAAGGTTTACGCTTGACAGTGAAGCTCAAGTCGCTGTTTCAAATTTTTTTATCAAATTATGAGAAAAAAATTTGATTTATCGCGGAAAAAGAGCGATAAATTGGGATGTAAAATTACAAACAGCAGTTTCAAATATCGAGGTTATCAACAAACCTGTAAATCAAAAAATGTATTATTTAAAATACTTTTTGAAAGACTCAAGCGAATTTTTGACCGTTGCAACAACAAGAATTGAGACTATTTCATCCGATGTTGTTTTAGCCGTAAATCCAAAAGATAAAAGATATTCAAGCTTTATTGGCAAAGAAGTTATTCATCCTTTAACTAAAAAAGTGATAAAAATAATTGGCGATTCTAATGTTAGTCAAGATTTTGGCTCAGGGGTTATGAAAGTTTCGGCTCATTCAATTTTAGACTTTGAAATTTTAGAAAAAAACGACTTGTCAGCTGAAGATTGCATAGATGATTATGGTAATTTAAATAAAAATACCCTTGAATTTGAAGGTAAAAATAGATTTGAGGCCAGAGATTTAATCGCAAAAAAACTTGAAAACGAAGGTCTTTTAATTAAAGTCGAAGACGTTATTTCAAACGTAGGCTTTTCACAAAGAAGCGGTGAAATTGTCGAAATTCTTAAAAAACCACAGTGATTTGTAAAAATGGATGAACTATCCAAGTCTTTAATTTCGCATCTAAATTCAAAAGATAAAGTTGTGTTTTACCCGCGCGGATTTGAGAAAAATTTAAGAAAATGATTCGATAAAATCCACGACTGAACTATTTCACGTCAACTTTGATGAGGTCACAGAATCCCTGTTTGGTATAAAAATGACGAATTTAAGGTCCAAATAACATCACCTGGCCAAGGATGAATTCAAGATCCTGACGTCCTTGATACTTGATTTTCTTCAGGAATTAGCGCATTTTCTTTTTTAGGATGACCTAATAATTTTGAATTAATTAAGTCCTATTTCCCAACAAGTTTACTCGTTACAGGGTGAGATATTTTGTTTTTTTGAGTTGCTAGAATGTATTTTTCCTCCCTTTTTGTTATGGATAAAAAACCTTTTGAAAAAGTTCTGCTTCATGGCCTTATTCGTGATGAAGAAGGGCGAAAAATGTCAAAATCACTCGGAAACGGGATCGATCCTATGGAAATAATTGAAAAATACGGTTCAGATTCTTTAAGACAAATGCTTCTTTTTAATTCCAGTCCGGGAAAAGATATAAGATTTAGCGTTGAAAAATTAAATTCAGCTTGAAATTTAAGTAATAAACTTTGAAATATTGCCAAATATATTAAAAGTTTAGATAATACTTATAGAAAACCAGATTTTATTGACTTTTGAATGGAGGGTAAAATTTATGATTTTAAAAAACAAATCATAAAAAATATTAAAAAATACAATTTTAGCGTTATTGGAACCGAAATTAATAATTTTATTTTTGGGGATTTTTCTTCTCGTTATATAGAGTTGATTAAAACTAGACAAAACGGTTTTTATGCTAGAAAACTATTAAAAAGTGTTTTGATAATTTTGCACCCATTTATGCCTTTTTTGACAGATTT
This sequence is a window from Mesomycoplasma ovipneumoniae. Protein-coding genes within it:
- a CDS encoding LytS/YhcK type 5TM receptor domain-containing protein; this translates as MTKLTNMKISFVAIFISISVIMLIIGVRLAPFAILPNFRFSIIGLPIKITGFIFGPIVGFLTGLLADLITFLFIPGVYSWYYTLSLSLTGFIPGVFFWFFVVQGKKWFQKDKILERLGDKIFAQKREIFNYTYHAISHNSKDINLERKMRQNLLRLQKKVAKVQGWTEEKALLNFYWISSFVVLALIAAAVISTVVFNSSIDFSQARFISSKTSFLILILFGTFSMIIFLLVARFINFFRKNDRYLTLVPIVAFSALHEPIASVLAAKGDVESGALNNFETAFLTHIIISPAKIWINASVIYFTARAVVPLVYKKFSYSLT
- a CDS encoding MATE family efflux transporter; the encoded protein is MHFSIKKFFPDSPEMWKKFAKITIPVILATLFISINNFVDNFMVSQISGGITAVGMANFWTGIVFSFIISINTIGSIIFAQYWGKKEFKLAQQVNNIRYILCFIVILFFAVLSWAFPESLLRVVQWRRGSSNLDQSIFDQAKSYLFIISFSWILFAYIVTSSGILREIGVMKVSVLFNTLTLVMNIGLNFFLIPLMGVSGSALATVISRLITSFLMYLYQLFYKKEVSLSILKMFQIERNIWKQFFARFVGMSLVTIASLIISIRSVLWSQSLPPGSIGIDDGSGFYKFWGIGFLTISGIILTIANIFFTTFASIQTSVSIVVGQNLGQNKIELAKKNAAMLKGFLFVVSVVMSVVAFIIVFVITKTDLITKGIQEQVQKGMSDYFTENNLPIDQAVIDAQKVLAVDFYLNQIFIICIVIILINPIWVQINASLTIIKAGGRANFASWWDFFTGLGQLIWQILIVFVLIPLVSEVHLKLFISLTVFYLSDILKWIIFELIYLKSNWAINLTLENSALKESI
- a CDS encoding BC85_0335 family putative methyltransferase, whose protein sequence is MKKNKLIKKYNFEHQSQNYDQWINLKSQITELESDVWLVESLELVINKIRETNSKTNLFVEKDGIVACLSQKNIQNSTNTVFDSWLDQNSLTKNIEKLQINNLNYTSNFETFFDFILISAEINPKNFLEFLEKVKIGGHLVWKYKKNQRRAILKMLKLHKIHFDEFFYYNFLIIQKK
- the greA gene encoding transcription elongation factor GreA, whose amino-acid sequence is MKKMMNDEVLLTQQKLDEIKKELEHLINVERVNVIQEIKDARSQGDLSENAEYDVAREKQGIIESKIREFEAIIAKAKIIETRSGSKRVSIGSKVTLKNLESGLVQTFQIVSSIDADPFANKISNFSPIAQVLLGQHEGDEVEVDVNEKYSVKILEVTNE
- a CDS encoding valine--tRNA ligase yields the protein MENKYNHKIVEKNRNQKWLDKQFFYANPNPKKPFSIISPPPNVTGHLHLGHSWNIFIQDSLIRFHKLQGFDVLLLPCVDHAGIATQAKVEAFLAEKNISKFDLGREKFIQKCYEWKDQQYIKIKEQWNKLGIAFDYSKERFTLDSEAQVAVSNFFIKLWEKNLIYRGKRAINWDVKLQTAVSNIEVINKPVNQKMYYLKYFLKDSSEFLTVATTRIETISSDVVLAVNPKDKRYSSFIGKEVIHPLTKKVIKIIGDSNVSQDFGSGVMKVSAHSILDFEILEKNDLSAEDCIDDYGNLNKNTLEFEGKNRFEARDLIAKKLENEGLLIKVEDVISNVGFSQRSGEIVEILKKPQWFVKMDELSKSLISHLNSKDKVVFYPRGFEKNLRKWFDKIHDWTISRQLWWGHRIPVWYKNDEFKVQITSPGQGWIQDPDVLDTWFSSGISAFSFLGWPNNFELIKSYFPTSLLVTGWDILFFWVARMYFSSLFVMDKKPFEKVLLHGLIRDEEGRKMSKSLGNGIDPMEIIEKYGSDSLRQMLLFNSSPGKDIRFSVEKLNSAWNLSNKLWNIAKYIKSLDNTYRKPDFIDFWMEGKIYDFKKQIIKNIKKYNFSVIGTEINNFIFGDFSSRYIELIKTRQNGFYARKLLKSVLIILHPFMPFLTDFLMEEIFDEEILEQKMPRVRQFNDNQKVENILEIIDSLRFYRENLQISKKIMLEFYVVDAEFQKEEIEIISKFVFGKWVPNNEFIIKTKNFKISLKIPDEIKKAQEENYIKEIQFLKSEILRAETLLSNQKFVEKAPKEKVELEREKLKKFKEKLEFYEKK